CGCATCGGACCCGCCGTCAACGTCGACGGGCCGCAGGGGGGCGGGCATGGACGCACGACGCATGGTGATCACCGGGGCCGCCGGGGCCGCCGCCCGCGGGGTGCGGCCCCTCCTCCGCGCGGCCGGGCACCGGCTGGTCCTCCTCGACCTCGTCGACCCGGATCCGGTGGACGGCGAGACGGCCGTGATCGCCTCCGTCACGGACGCCGCGGCGGTCCGCGAGGCCATCCGCGACGCCGACGTCGTGGTGCACCTCGGCGGCCTCAGCCGCGAGCGCCCGTGGGCGGCTCTCGCCGACGCGAACGTGGAGGGCACCCGCATCGTGCTCGAGGCGGCGCGCGACACGGGCGTCCGCCGCGTGATGCTCGCGAGCTCGACGCACGCCGTGGGCTTCCACCCCGTCCCCGCCGAGCCCGTCGACCGGCTCGAGCCGCGTCCCGACGGCTACTACGGGGCGAGCAAGGCGGCGATGGAGGCGCTCGGCTCGGTCTTCGCCGACCGGCACGCGCTGTCGGTCGTGTCGGTGCGGATCGGGAGCGTGCTCGACCGGCCCGTGAGCCGGCGCACGCTCTCCACCTGGCTCTCCCTCCCGGACCTGGCGCGGCTCGTCGAGGCCGCCGCCGTGCTCGACGCCCCCGGGGCGCACGTCGTCTGGGGCGTCTCGCGCAACACGCGCGCCTGGTTCTCGCCCGACGCCGGGGAGCGCATCGGCTACCACCCCGAGGACGACTCGGAGGCGTTCGCGGCCGCGGTCCTCGCGGGCGCCGGCGACGGGGAGGACCGGGACGCGAA
The genomic region above belongs to Clavibacter phaseoli and contains:
- a CDS encoding NAD-dependent epimerase/dehydratase family protein, with the protein product MDARRMVITGAAGAAARGVRPLLRAAGHRLVLLDLVDPDPVDGETAVIASVTDAAAVREAIRDADVVVHLGGLSRERPWAALADANVEGTRIVLEAARDTGVRRVMLASSTHAVGFHPVPAEPVDRLEPRPDGYYGASKAAMEALGSVFADRHALSVVSVRIGSVLDRPVSRRTLSTWLSLPDLARLVEAAAVLDAPGAHVVWGVSRNTRAWFSPDAGERIGYHPEDDSEAFAAAVLAGAGDGEDRDANGLIGGEFAADAHPLGEPW